A region from the Sutcliffiella horikoshii genome encodes:
- a CDS encoding S41 family peptidase, with the protein MNRKIVTVLMVVSVLVGAAGMYAGLQWFGHGPAAAVPSVQNPLTDNTEQAAPQESPKQTAAQMEKIQQAYELISSRYVEETESEKLIQGAIQGMVNTLEDPYSVYMDKDTAEQFTQSLESSFEGIGAEVGMQNGKVTIVSPFRGSPAEKAGLQPNDQILKVDDEDIEGLDLYEAVLKIRGEKGTVVTLEIQRPGVQEPFNVDVTRDTIPIETVYSETIEQDGKKVGYIQITSFSQDTGKDFQERLAALEEQNIDGLVVDVRGNPGGLLDQVQIIAAELVTKEKPYVQIEQRDGEKQRFFSSLTEKKPYEIVTLIDKGSASASEILAGALKEAGNYEVVGDASFGKGTVQQALELGDGSNLKLTLYKWLTPDGNWIHNDGVEPTVPVKQPDYFYANPINMEEDEELALDTNSEKVKNVQVMLKGLGFDPGREDGYFSKETEDAVKSFQAENDLSTSGKVDTQTAEQLQAQLLEAVRAKENDVQLKEAIKTLLK; encoded by the coding sequence ATGAATCGCAAAATTGTTACAGTATTAATGGTTGTATCAGTTCTAGTTGGAGCGGCAGGAATGTATGCAGGATTACAGTGGTTCGGCCATGGACCAGCTGCAGCGGTACCTTCCGTGCAAAATCCTCTCACTGATAACACAGAGCAAGCTGCACCGCAGGAATCGCCGAAACAAACGGCGGCACAGATGGAAAAAATTCAACAGGCATATGAACTTATTTCTTCTCGCTATGTGGAGGAAACTGAATCAGAAAAACTTATACAAGGCGCCATACAAGGGATGGTCAATACATTGGAGGATCCATACTCCGTGTATATGGATAAAGATACGGCAGAGCAATTTACACAGTCACTCGAATCATCTTTTGAAGGAATAGGGGCAGAAGTCGGCATGCAGAACGGTAAGGTGACCATTGTGTCTCCATTCCGAGGATCCCCTGCTGAAAAGGCTGGACTGCAACCAAATGACCAAATCCTCAAAGTAGATGACGAAGACATAGAAGGCTTGGATTTATACGAGGCAGTACTTAAAATCCGTGGGGAAAAAGGGACTGTTGTGACACTTGAAATTCAGCGTCCCGGCGTGCAGGAACCGTTCAATGTAGACGTGACACGCGATACGATTCCGATTGAAACGGTGTATTCTGAAACAATCGAACAAGATGGAAAGAAAGTTGGGTACATCCAGATTACTTCCTTCTCACAAGATACCGGGAAAGACTTTCAAGAGCGGTTGGCAGCACTGGAAGAGCAGAACATTGATGGCTTGGTAGTCGATGTCCGCGGTAACCCAGGTGGCCTTTTAGATCAAGTTCAGATTATTGCTGCTGAGCTTGTAACAAAGGAAAAGCCGTATGTGCAAATTGAACAGCGTGATGGGGAAAAACAGCGTTTCTTCTCCTCTTTGACTGAGAAAAAACCATATGAAATCGTGACCTTGATTGATAAAGGAAGTGCGTCTGCTTCAGAAATTTTAGCAGGTGCGTTAAAAGAAGCAGGCAACTATGAAGTGGTAGGGGATGCTTCTTTCGGTAAAGGAACTGTTCAGCAAGCATTAGAACTTGGTGATGGCAGTAACCTGAAGCTGACTCTTTATAAGTGGTTAACACCTGATGGGAACTGGATTCATAACGATGGTGTGGAGCCGACAGTACCTGTCAAACAGCCGGACTACTTCTATGCGAATCCAATCAACATGGAAGAAGATGAAGAGCTGGCCCTTGATACAAATAGTGAAAAAGTAAAGAATGTACAAGTGATGTTGAAAGGACTTGGCTTTGATCCAGGACGTGAAGATGGTTATTTCAGCAAGGAAACGGAAGATGCCGTGAAGTCTTTCCAAGCTGAAAATGACTTATCCACATCTGGAAAAGTTGACACACAGACAGCAGAACAGCTGCAAGCACAACTCCTTGAAGCGGTACGCGCGAAAGAGAACGACGTACAACTGAAAGAGGCAATCAAAACATTGCTGAAATAA
- a CDS encoding murein hydrolase activator EnvC family protein, translating into MRRKIGTIAIAAVIGFSGFFASGLSEKAFANEMQQKLNEVKDQQSSNESTRTEKKNEVSELQAEQAEIRAEVERLDKAVAETKNKISGKKEEIDTTRKDIEKLKEEIEVLKERIAKRNELLEDRARSFQQGGGAVNYLDVLLGAQSFGDFLDRVGAVATIVQADRDILQAHQNDMKELEAKQLEMREQLASLEQQLVDLENMEVQLKGQIAEKDKLLAELKKKEKETMHEIHELENEAEVLASQEKAIRAEIKAAEERAKREAEERAKQEAERKRLEEQQRKEQEAAAAAAKAAGKPAPPPTQVSSPPPPVSSGSWTRPTTGSVTSGFGTRWGSQHYGIDVGKNGRSGNVPVVAAGSGTVFQAYYSSSYGNVVFITHYIDGQTWTTVYAHLESLGVSAGQSVSKGQFIGNMGNTGFSTGPHLHFELHKGSWNGSKSNAVNPASYINF; encoded by the coding sequence ATGAGAAGAAAGATTGGTACAATCGCTATTGCTGCAGTCATTGGCTTTTCCGGATTCTTCGCTTCGGGACTATCTGAAAAAGCTTTTGCGAACGAAATGCAACAAAAGCTTAACGAAGTAAAGGATCAACAATCATCAAATGAATCTACAAGAACTGAAAAGAAAAATGAGGTTAGTGAGCTGCAGGCTGAGCAAGCGGAGATAAGAGCAGAAGTAGAACGCCTTGATAAAGCTGTTGCAGAAACAAAAAATAAAATCAGTGGTAAAAAAGAAGAAATAGATACAACTCGTAAAGATATTGAAAAACTTAAAGAAGAAATAGAAGTACTTAAAGAGCGTATTGCTAAAAGAAATGAGCTTCTAGAAGATCGCGCTCGTTCCTTCCAACAGGGTGGAGGAGCCGTGAACTACTTAGACGTATTATTAGGTGCACAAAGCTTTGGAGATTTTCTGGACCGCGTTGGTGCGGTAGCAACAATTGTTCAAGCCGATCGTGATATTCTACAAGCTCATCAAAATGACATGAAAGAACTTGAAGCAAAACAACTAGAAATGCGTGAGCAACTGGCTTCATTGGAACAACAACTAGTTGATTTAGAGAATATGGAAGTTCAATTAAAAGGTCAGATAGCAGAAAAAGATAAGCTACTTGCTGAATTGAAGAAAAAAGAAAAAGAAACAATGCATGAAATTCATGAACTTGAAAATGAAGCAGAAGTATTAGCTTCTCAAGAAAAAGCAATCCGTGCTGAAATTAAAGCTGCGGAAGAGCGCGCTAAACGCGAAGCAGAGGAACGCGCAAAACAAGAGGCGGAAAGAAAACGCCTGGAAGAGCAACAACGTAAAGAACAAGAGGCTGCAGCTGCAGCTGCAAAAGCTGCAGGTAAGCCGGCACCACCACCAACTCAAGTTTCTTCACCGCCACCACCAGTTTCATCCGGATCTTGGACAAGACCGACAACTGGTAGTGTAACTTCTGGCTTCGGTACTCGTTGGGGCTCCCAGCACTATGGTATCGATGTTGGGAAAAACGGTAGAAGCGGAAATGTACCTGTAGTAGCAGCAGGAAGCGGTACAGTATTCCAAGCTTACTACTCCAGCTCTTATGGGAATGTAGTTTTCATCACGCATTACATTGATGGTCAAACATGGACAACTGTTTATGCTCACTTGGAAAGTTTAGGAGTAAGTGCAGGTCAATCCGTATCTAAAGGTCAATTCATCGGTAACATGGGGAACACTGGATTCTCAACTGGACCTCACTTGCACTTTGAATTGCACAAAGGTTCTTGGAATGGATCAAAATCCAACGCAGTGAACCCTGCATCTTATATCAACTTTTAA
- the ftsX gene encoding permease-like cell division protein FtsX, protein MKPRTLLRHFKESFKSLARNGWMTFASVSAVTVTLLLVGVFLVLMMNLNNVASEIESDVEIRVHIDLTANKEDQEVLKQQIQNLPEVETVDFSSKEEELKGLVDSFGEDGGAFELFEQNNPLYDVFIIKTATPQETITAAKKIDELEFTHKVIYGAETVERLFKVFEIARNVGLALILGLVFTAMFLISNTIKITIFARRKEIEIMKLVGATNGFIRWPFFLEGLWLGILGSFVPIGIILTSYYYLIDLVQPRIQGTFIQLLPFYPFAFQVIGILIAIGAFIGMWGSMMSVRKFLRV, encoded by the coding sequence ATGAAGCCTAGAACTCTACTGCGACACTTTAAGGAAAGTTTTAAAAGCTTAGCTCGTAACGGATGGATGACATTTGCATCTGTCAGTGCTGTGACGGTTACTCTCCTATTAGTTGGAGTATTCCTTGTACTAATGATGAACTTGAACAATGTCGCATCGGAAATTGAAAGTGATGTAGAAATTCGGGTTCATATTGACCTTACAGCCAATAAGGAAGATCAAGAAGTTTTAAAACAGCAGATACAAAACTTACCTGAAGTGGAAACAGTCGACTTTTCATCCAAAGAAGAAGAGTTAAAAGGATTGGTAGATAGTTTTGGAGAAGACGGCGGAGCATTTGAGCTGTTTGAACAAAACAATCCGCTATATGATGTTTTCATTATTAAGACAGCAACACCACAAGAAACCATTACAGCAGCCAAGAAAATTGACGAGCTGGAATTTACACATAAAGTTATCTATGGTGCAGAAACGGTGGAAAGATTGTTTAAAGTGTTTGAGATTGCGAGAAACGTTGGACTGGCCCTTATTCTTGGACTAGTATTTACGGCAATGTTCCTCATATCCAACACGATCAAAATCACCATATTTGCACGAAGAAAAGAAATTGAAATTATGAAATTGGTTGGAGCAACAAACGGATTCATCCGTTGGCCGTTCTTTTTAGAAGGATTGTGGTTAGGAATTCTCGGTTCATTCGTACCGATTGGGATTATCCTAACATCCTACTATTATTTAATAGATCTTGTTCAACCAAGAATTCAAGGTACATTTATTCAGTTGCTTCCGTTTTACCCATTCGCATTCCAAGTCATTGGAATCTTAATTGCAATTGGTGCGTTTATCGGTATGTGGGGAAGCATGATGTCCGTTCGGAAATTCCTACGAGTGTAA
- the ftsE gene encoding cell division ATP-binding protein FtsE — protein MIEMQDVYKKYPNGVQAVDGINIRIKAGEFVYVVGPSGAGKSTFIKMMYREEKPTSGNIVIDGVNLSKLKESKVPLLRRNIGVVFQDFKLLPQLTVYENVAFALEVIEESPKNIKKRVMEVLDLVKLKHKARHLPNELSGGEQQRISIARSIVNKPKVMIADEPTGNLDPDTSWEIMNIFEEINEKGTTIVMATHNREIVNTIKKRVIAIENGKIARDQAEGDYGYEA, from the coding sequence ATGATTGAAATGCAAGACGTCTATAAAAAATATCCAAACGGCGTACAAGCTGTAGATGGTATTAATATAAGAATTAAAGCAGGCGAATTTGTCTATGTAGTAGGTCCAAGTGGTGCTGGTAAATCCACGTTCATCAAAATGATGTACAGGGAAGAAAAGCCCACAAGCGGAAATATTGTAATAGACGGAGTAAATCTTTCAAAGCTGAAGGAAAGCAAGGTTCCCTTACTTCGCAGAAACATCGGAGTAGTATTTCAGGATTTCAAGCTTTTACCTCAGTTGACAGTTTATGAAAATGTAGCATTTGCCTTAGAAGTAATAGAAGAAAGTCCGAAAAATATCAAAAAACGTGTTATGGAAGTACTTGATCTTGTCAAGCTAAAGCATAAGGCACGTCATCTTCCAAACGAACTTTCAGGTGGAGAGCAGCAACGTATTTCCATCGCGCGCTCGATAGTGAATAAACCAAAAGTAATGATTGCCGATGAGCCGACAGGTAACCTTGATCCTGACACCTCATGGGAAATCATGAACATATTTGAAGAAATCAACGAAAAAGGTACGACGATAGTAATGGCCACGCACAACCGTGAGATTGTAAACACCATTAAGAAGCGTGTAATTGCAATTGAAAATGGGAAGATAGCGCGTGACCAAGCAGAGGGGGACTACGGTTATGAAGCCTAG